The Amblyomma americanum isolate KBUSLIRL-KWMA chromosome 2, ASM5285725v1, whole genome shotgun sequence genome contains the following window.
ccgcacgaTGGCGTGAATCAGCGACACAGCGGGCAGGGTTGTATCAGGGACGGAGGGCGGGGAtatcacaggtgcgagggcctccagttcacgtcggacgatccgggtgactgaatcgttgacggcaggggcgtccgagggcgtgcggaatggtgatcggtggtcctcacaggaagatgtcgcggccgtgttgggaaggcgagaaaacgacggcgaaatgcggcggcctttgacttgctcaaatcgacggcactcgtttatgatggagtcaattgaggtacagtctttgcaaacaagcaagtggaacgcatcgtcggcaatgcctttgagcacgtggcccactttatcggtctcactcattgcggcgtcgaccttgtgacaaagcgccaagatgtcctgaatgtaggccacgtagctctcggtagaagactgtgctcgagtagccagctgtttcttggcggcgagctggcggtcatcaggtctaccgaatagcgtcttcaacttttccttaaaggcgtcccaacttgttagctcttcctcgtgggtctcgtaccatacgcgcgccgtgccattgaggtgaaagatgacgttcgcgagcatgagcgtagggtcccacctgttgtagttgctgacacgctcgtaaaggttaatccagtcttcgacgtcggagCCATCTGTGCCGGAAAACGTCCCGGGGTCGCGAGGTGGAGCCATGATGACGAAAGGGGGGGTAGTgggggtagtggggctccttgaccggccgggtggagccatggtggtagtcccggcctaacgagtactacgaagctgcgtggtgtgcgcagcgtaaaatccgcacctccaccaaagatgttacgtggtccaggcgggaacgacgcgaaaacgcccgggcacagcacacaggtcaagagcacaaggcggcccgcacagagcaccaggcacagagcaccgaaggaaggaaggaaggaaggcctcaaacgttgctggcacatacccactacgggggagtggccaagacacaggcggttaattactggatacaggaaatttttgacgggaaaagcagtggaaatagtatgtagtctgatagattggaagagggaaggaaagcgattcagttaacttggagatcgaagacgggacaattgcttaatgtgcataatagtacacaatgcctgtaatgttgcaatgtcttactgactgagatcaggaaaaaaaaattagaatgggagtcgctgcgtttcttgaagaaaattttgcacagcagagcgcacactcctgtcgcttcgtccaagcaaagaagcgccaatggaaagaacaaccgcggaagacacaggcaagcccagttgatgaaatggaatttccaaaagacgcttcctcaaatgagaaaagcggcggcagaacagcaggaagtgatccattgtctcaggttcggcacaaaacggacacagtggggaagctgccagtccacggactcgtcaagccgcctattgacggcttttttttttccgtcgtcctccatctgtgtactgcacatggtggaaataaagtcttcttcttcAGATCTGtaaaggtagaaatttagaaggggaacccggcaacgcaaacgcgtgaaagagacctctagtctgcgtgagcgccagtctttgctactcgaaggatgcagaagatgctgatattcgggagatgatgtaagagccgaggcagcaaattcctgaaatattgtgtagctgcgaaacctcaccgcagctgtatatgcacacgatggtaggacagtaacaattgggccgctgagagaggctcttgctaaggaatctgcaacctcatttaagtgaaagcccatgtgacctggtacccaaagcaaccttaccgaatttagatgcagcggaatcaggagcgtaatggccgagagtcagtgggtgaggataaggaagagcaaatggacagagagtctgtcataaccacgacctgggaaacggtagattctaattttcgtaaggctaagattactgctaataattcagccagaaaaattggagtgaagtcaggaagacggagagaaaaagaccaatccagtgaaggtgaaaaaatttccacacctgccttttcgcaatcctgcgaggcatcggtagcaataagaaaatgagagggaaaggaccttaggtggtcctgcaatagaccctgaagaagcgggaagggctgcagctttgcattcgatggaaaatgtcatcgaattcaatctggacagatgaggagttgttatatatttggcgaacatcagtgaaatgaatatttatgcgagcaaggagggactgcacgtaacatatctgcggggtatgaaatcgagaccaggcagcaccaaaaaaggcggaaggttgactaagaaatattatactggaagcgtgaagaggtgagtcgcacaattttaaaaatgtttgaactgttaaaaggcgaaacctagctgataacgaaggcattcgcgcctcaaggtgcagaacagcattggcgacatattttggaagccccagacaaaggcgcaacgcctcacgctccaaaagcacaagagggcgaagtttataggcaggagctcctgagaataaaacacacccgaactccaaaattgggcggacgtacattttataaatcatcagaagcgtatgccttctcatgcctgacctagcactacaaagcctgcgcaggatgccaatggcccgaactccttttgcagaaacttgctcaatgtgtggccgccaggagagagtagagtcgtatattacaccgaggtacttcaccgtctgaacttgaggtattatgttatttctatagaccaggcagatgtttacaggaacagaaactggaaatactaacaatgcgcattttttcacattaagggacagatgaattcttcctagccagttgtcaagaacattgaggtaattttgcagggttcgataaagagtgtgaatgtcacctgctgatgcaaaaaatgcaatatcgtcggcgtacacataagttttcacattctgaatgcatggaattgagcttagaaaaatgttaaaaagaacaggtgagagaactgatccttgcggaacacctcttgtctgtggaaatctccttgaggaaacaccattttggcagcagtaaaattctctattttctaaaaaaacagaaatccaggctacaaaatagcttgggaagttgagttcctgtaatcttagtaatagagtcgagtgctccacgctgtcgtatgctttactgacatccaaggtgacaagcgcagcaaactgttttctattgcgagctaatttaatacgactctcaaggtcagtatgagcacaccaaattgaacaacccggcctgaaaccaatttgacatggattcaatacagcattttctgaaatgaatgacatgagacggctgagaaggaccctttccaccaatttcactaggttcgatgttaacgaaatagggcgtatattgtctaaagttaagccctccccttggtttttaagcaatggaactatttcagcaagacgccactcatgcggtatccaaggacctttaatagaatggttaattagagccaacaggtctgcaggagattcattgaacaaaattttgatcatagatgaagtgaccttatcggggccaggagccgctggggataagcgcagaacaatttgcgacagctcaggcatagagacctcagttaaatcacttgaggtgcatgtgaatatagtaggagaaggtaaagcagatgtaaagcgaagctctaggccacacgcaatatcttctaaggcctttgcgatgtcagcaggggactgaacgagggattcaatgttggcattcggaggaatcaccttgttgcgcctcatgaaattaaacaaagctcgtttacttcctgattgggaaaggaaatcataatgatttgtattatactcctcctttgcacgggcgacagtgcgcttaaatgttgctgcaacatacttataatccagccaattttttgggcattgattgaagagaagtttcttccaagctgctttccgtcgtctatatgcacgcgtgcactcagcattccaccaactgttcgcgattgcaccctttgttctcttaaccaaaaattcagacttttgccttgcatggtccagtactgaacatagatgtgcagccttgctttcggcacttatctgagcgcgagtgtctgaagtgatttggagggctgattttagagtgtctttaaagcaattgtaatttattaatgagcgctgatgtcgctcaggaagagttaat
Protein-coding sequences here:
- the LOC144118653 gene encoding uncharacterized protein LOC144118653, with protein sequence MAPPGRSRSPTTPTTPPFVIMAPPRDPGTFSGTDGSDVEDWINLYERVSNYNRWDPTLMLANVIFHLNGTARVWYETHEEELTSWDAFKEKLKTLFGRPDDRQLAAKKQLATRAQSSTESYVAYIQDILALCHKVDAAMSETDKVGHVLKGIADDAFHLLVCKDCTSIDSIINECRRFEQVKGRRISPSFSRLPNTAATSSCEDHRSPFRTPSDAPAVNDSVTRIVRRELEALAPVISPPSVPDTTLPAVSLIHAIVLRVRERPATFQGDCLSVADGIVQKSYFM